One genomic window of Monodelphis domestica isolate mMonDom1 chromosome 1, mMonDom1.pri, whole genome shotgun sequence includes the following:
- the LOC100021136 gene encoding olfactory receptor 10A4-like, protein MDWENWITVDEFVLVSFPALHPELQILLFLLFLFIYFVTFMGNVLIILVTTADSALHSPMYFFLRNLFFLEISFNMVIVPKMLSTLLTKNTTISFVGFATQMYFFFFFGAAECCLLATMAYDHYVAICNPLRYPVIMDQQACVQLAAASWFSGFPVATVQTSWIFSFPFCGPNKVNHFFCDSPPVIALVCADTSLFELEALTATILFILFPFLLILGSYVRILSTIFRMPSAEGKQKAFSTCSSNLVVVSLFYSTAILTYFRPRSNTSPETKKLLSLFYTVVTPMLNPIIYSLRNSEVKAALHQTLQKALGAQKL, encoded by the coding sequence ATGGATTGGGAGAATTGGATAACAGTCGATGAATTTGTCCTTGTGAGCTTCCCTGCCCTACACCCTGAGCTACAGATTCTGCTGTTCCTGTTGTTTCTGTTCATTTATTTTGTCACTTTTATGGGAAATGTCCTTATCATCCTGGTCACTACAGCTGATTCTGCCCTACATAGCCCCATGTACTTCTTCCTGAGGAATCTGTTCTTCCTGGAAATTAGTTTCAACATGGTCATCGTGCCCAAGATGCTAAGTACCCTGCTGACCAAAAACACAACTATCTCTTTTGTTGGCTTTGCAACTcagatgtattttttctttttctttggggcTGCTGAGTGCTGCCTCCTTGCTACCATGGCCTATGACCACTATGTGGCCATCTGTAATCCTTTGCGCTATCCAGTTATCATGGACCAGCAAGCCTGTGTCCAACTAGCTGCTGCCTCTTGGTTCTCTGGGTTTCCTGTGGCCACAGTACAAACATCATGGATTTTTAGCTTCCCTTTTTGTGGTCCAAACAAAGTGAATCACTTTTTCTGTGATAGCCCTCCTGTAATTGCACTGGTGTGTGCTGATACCTCCCTCTTTGAGCTGGAGGCACTGACAGCCACTATCTTAtttatcctctttcctttcctactGATCCTAGGGTCCTATGTCCGAATCCTTTCTACCATCTTCAGGATGCCCTCAgctgagggaaaacaaaaagcatTCTCTACTTGCTCTTCCAACCTTGTTGTTGTCTCCCTTTTCTATAGTACTGCCATCCTTACCTACTTCCGGCCCCGATCGAACACTTCACCTGAGACTAAGAAGTTGCTCTCACTGTTCTACACAGTAGTGACTCCCATGTTAAACCCTATAATCTACAGCTTAAGGAATAGTGAAGTAAAAGCTGCACTCCATCAAACACTCCAAAAGGCCCTTGGAGCCCAGAAATTATAA